In Streptomyces dangxiongensis, one DNA window encodes the following:
- the metK gene encoding methionine adenosyltransferase, which yields MSRRLFTSESVTEGHPDKIADQISDTILDALLREDPTSRVAVETLITTGLVHVAGEVTTKAYADIATLVRGKILDIGYDSSKKGFDGASCGVSVSIGAQSPDIAQGVDAAYEARVEGDEDELDRQGAGDQGLMFGYASDETPTLMPLPIFLAHRLSKRLSDVRKNGTIPYLRPDGKTQVTIEYDGDKAVRLDTVVVSSQHASDIDLESLLAPDIREFVVEPELKALLDEGIKLDTEGYRLLVNPTGRFEIGGPMGDAGLTGRKIIIDTYGGMARHGGGAFSGKDPSKVDRSAAYAMRWVAKNVVAAGLASRCEVQVAYAIGKAEPVGLFVETFGTNTIETEKIEKAIDEVFDLRPAAIIRDLDLLRPIYSQTAAYGHFGRELPDFTWERTDRVDALRAAAGL from the coding sequence GCGCGAGGACCCGACCTCCCGGGTCGCCGTCGAGACGCTGATCACCACCGGCCTGGTCCATGTGGCCGGCGAGGTGACGACCAAGGCCTACGCGGACATCGCGACCCTCGTCCGCGGCAAGATCCTGGACATCGGCTACGACTCCTCCAAGAAGGGCTTCGACGGCGCCTCCTGCGGTGTCTCGGTGTCCATCGGCGCGCAGTCCCCGGACATCGCGCAGGGCGTCGACGCGGCCTACGAGGCCCGGGTCGAGGGTGACGAGGACGAGCTGGACCGGCAGGGCGCGGGCGACCAGGGCCTGATGTTCGGCTACGCGTCCGACGAGACGCCGACCCTGATGCCGCTCCCGATCTTCCTGGCGCACCGCCTGTCCAAGCGCCTGTCGGACGTCCGCAAGAACGGGACCATCCCCTACCTGCGCCCCGACGGCAAGACGCAGGTCACCATCGAGTACGACGGCGACAAGGCCGTCCGCCTCGACACGGTGGTCGTCTCCTCCCAGCACGCCTCCGACATCGACCTGGAGTCGCTGCTCGCCCCCGACATCCGCGAGTTCGTCGTGGAGCCGGAGCTGAAGGCGCTCCTGGACGAGGGCATCAAGCTGGACACCGAGGGCTACCGCCTGCTGGTCAACCCCACCGGCCGCTTCGAGATCGGCGGCCCGATGGGCGACGCCGGCCTCACCGGCCGCAAGATCATCATCGACACCTACGGCGGCATGGCCCGCCACGGTGGCGGCGCCTTCTCCGGCAAGGACCCGTCCAAGGTGGACCGCTCGGCCGCCTACGCCATGCGCTGGGTCGCCAAGAACGTCGTGGCGGCCGGCCTGGCCTCCCGCTGCGAGGTCCAGGTCGCCTACGCGATCGGCAAGGCCGAGCCCGTCGGTCTCTTCGTCGAGACCTTCGGCACCAACACGATCGAGACCGAGAAGATCGAGAAGGCGATCGACGAGGTCTTCGACCTCCGCCCGGCCGCGATCATCCGCGACCTCGACCTGCTGCGCCCGATCTACTCCCAGACCGCTGCCTACGGCCACTTCGGCCGCGAGCTGCCCGACTTCACCTGGGAGCGCACGGACCGCGTGGACGCCCTGCGCGCCGCCGCGGGCCTGTAA